CGAGGCTCACGGAGCTATATGGTGCAAACTCACGCTTCGAACTCGCCCCCATGAACGACTGCGGGGTATCGGCCGCCATCGAGATCCCTTTCCGGACCGCCCATGCCTCCGGATCCGCCTGATGCTGCGTGTCATCATCGTCGACGACGAGGAGTTGGCCCGACGCGGGATAAGGGCACGCCTCCAGGCTTCGAAGGACGTCGACGTCGTGGCCGAGTGCGGATCGGGTCGCAGGGCGGTAGAGGTCATCCGTCGCACCCGCCCCGATCTGGTCTTCCTCGACGTGCAGATGCCGGGCATGGACGGCTTCGGAGTCCTCGACGCCCTCGGCGGACCGTCCCTCCCCAGGGTGATCTTCGTCACCGCCCATGACCAGCACGCGATCCGAGCTTTCGAAGTCAACGCCCTGGACTACCTCCTGAAGCCCATAGACGACGAGCGTTTCGATATGGCCCTGGCGCGGGCCCGAGAGTCGATTCGTGCCCGCCGCGATGGCGACCTGGGTCGGCGTCTAGCGGCAGCGGTTCGTGACGTAGACGCCTCCAAGGAGCCCGCCTCACCGCGCGCCTATGCTGAGCGCTTCGTCGTGCGCCTGGCGGGCCGGGTAGTCTTTGTGAGGAGCGCCGAGATCGACTGGGTGGAGGCGGCCGGCGATTATGTCACCCTGCACGTGGGCAAGAAGCCCTGGCTTCTCCGGGAAACGATGGCCGCCATGGCCGCAAAGCTGCCGCCCGAGAAGTTCGCCCGCATCCACCGTTCCGCGATCGTCAACGTCGAACGCATCGTCGAGCTGCGCCCCTACGACAACGGCGAATACTTCGTGCGGCTCACGGACGGAATCGAACTGAAGCTCAGCCGCACCTACCGTAACGCTCTCCACCGGCTGGTCGACGGCGGCCTCTAACGGCTGGACCGTCGCTCCATTCGATTCCAAACGACCTTCGAACCGCCGCTCCTGGGAACGCCTCATCGCACGCTTGGGGTGTTTCGTCGAAGAGTGCTAGCGCACCCAGCGTCCGGCCCATTAGTGTGCGTTCATCTCAGGAGCTCCCATGAGTCACATCATGCTG
The nucleotide sequence above comes from Vicinamibacteria bacterium. Encoded proteins:
- a CDS encoding LytTR family DNA-binding domain-containing protein, encoding MLRVIIVDDEELARRGIRARLQASKDVDVVAECGSGRRAVEVIRRTRPDLVFLDVQMPGMDGFGVLDALGGPSLPRVIFVTAHDQHAIRAFEVNALDYLLKPIDDERFDMALARARESIRARRDGDLGRRLAAAVRDVDASKEPASPRAYAERFVVRLAGRVVFVRSAEIDWVEAAGDYVTLHVGKKPWLLRETMAAMAAKLPPEKFARIHRSAIVNVERIVELRPYDNGEYFVRLTDGIELKLSRTYRNALHRLVDGGL